The stretch of DNA TGCCGGCAAAAGGCCCTGGCCCACAATCCGGGGCATCTCGTCGGGCGTTTTGCCAACCTGGTCGACGCCTTGCAAGACGATCAGTTCCTAGCCTACCTGGCCCATCAGCGGCGGTCCTTCCCGCGCGAACGCGTGGAACACATGCTGCAAACGCTCGGGATTTCCTGGCATCGCGAGCGCGAGGCTTATTACACCGACGAAGAGTATGCGGCCGCGCTGCTGGGCATCTCACCGGCCGAACTGGCCCTGGGCTACTTCGCTCCCGCGCAATCGGCGCAAACGTCGTCTTCGGTCCCAAGCGGGGAGCCCACACGCGACGGCTATGGCCTGACGTTGGTGGCGGTTGCCGCCCTGATCGGGGTCGCCTACGAAATCGGTCGGCGATTCGGTTGGTGGTAGGCCGTCGCGCGATTCACGCGGAAGTGTCGGCTGGGCAAGTTGCGAAGAGAACCTCGCGTCGTGCGACATTCTTACGGCAACTCCGGCCGATACTCATTCGATGAGGCCTGCAGTTGCCGGCCGGCTCCGTCGCTCGGAACAGGAGATACCGTGCTCAGCCGTCGCCTGCTCTTGCCCGTGGTCGCTGCCACTGCGGTGGCGGGGCCTTACCTGTATTACGAATCGGGCGATCTACTGAAGCCGCTCGAGGGGCTCGTCAGCGCATCGAGCGCGGGCGACAACGTGCTGAGTGCAGCACAGCAGTATCTGGCCGCGAGCCAGTCGCCGAGTGCCGACGGGCAACTGCCACGGCCCGAGCTTGTCCCGCTTGAAGAAGCCCTGCAGTTCGGCATCACGCCGCAATGGGTCATGCGGCGCTGGGCCAGGGTCTCGACCCAGTTGGCCGACCTCGATCTGCAAGGCTATCGCGTGACGCTCGTCAGCGGCACGCAGCCGAGCGACGTGGCCGGATCGCTGACTTACTACTTCGACCGCGGCCATCAGCTACAGCGCATCGAGCTGCACGGCACAACAGGCGAACCGGGGCGCATCGCGGCGCTAGTGTCGCATGTTTATGGCTTGAAACGCACGGTCGGAGAACGACCCGGCGAGGTGCTGTTCCGCGAAAGTTGGGCCGGGCAGACGGGCAGCGAGCTGAGCGTCGTGCCGGCCGAGATCGTGCGCACCGAGATGCCGCACGCGCGGTTCGTCGTCGACCTGAAGCTTACCCGCCCGCGCGGTTGGCAATAGACCCGGCGCCCGGCGACCGCGCGGGGCGAGGCCTATTCGCCCACCGGCGGCTCGTACTCGAAATCTTTCCACTTCATCGGGCGGCGGAACGGCTCGATCCGCAGGACGACTTCGCCGTCCTGAAAGATCCGCACCGTACCGCTCGATTCGCTGACGGCCACGGCCACGGCCTTGGTGGCCCGGGTAATGGCCGCGGCAGCCCAATGCCGGGCTCCCAGCCCCTTGGAGAGCGTGATGTTCGTGGCCGGCGCATCGAGGTAGCGTGAAGCCGCCTCGACAGTGCCGTCGGGGGCCACGACGATGGCCCCGTCCATCTGGGCAATCTCCTTGATCCCTTCGCGCACGCGGGCGCTTTTCAGATTGCGATCCTTGCGGCTGTAACCCTTGACCGGATCGAAACCGGCCGCGCGGCTGCGCGACAGCACCTTGCGCGTGTCGCCGACGACGAATAACGTGCCGACCGGCTTGCCTTCGCGCCCTTCATGGCCGATTTCCAGCGCCAGATTGACCACCGTTTGCAGCGTCTCGAGCGGCACGCTCGTTTCGAGACGGCGCAAATCGCGGACGGTCAAACGGCCCAAGCGGTCGTCGAGCGCGATCACGCTCATCGAATCGATCGCGCCGGGCTCGAAGCCGCCGTAGAGCGCCAGCACCTTCGCCCCCGGGGCGAGCAGGTCGTCGGCCACGCACTCCAGCAGGGCCTGGCTCAGCTTGTCGTATACCGGGGCGTCGGGCATGTCGATCAGCACGCGCGCCAGCGGGGCTTCTTCGTGCCCTTCCAAGTGATCGGGCGACGTCGCGGCGACTACCAGCTTGACCCCGGCCAGGTGGCGTTCGCTCAATTTCCGCAAGCGCGGCCAATCGACCCGACCTTCGAGGAGCAGCAAGGCGCCGTCGGCCTCAACTTCGCGCACGATCCGCGCAGCCAGTTCGAAGAACAGCTCGAACTGCTCGGTGAAACGAAGCGGCTTGGCCGGTGAATCGGCAGGCTCGGGACGCACGTGAAGACCTGATAAGCATGGCAAGCGGGTCCGGTCGCCCGCATGGTACGCGCTCGGGCAAACTCGGGCAACCGCGGTTACGGCGGCGCACGCTAGGCCGACGCCGATTGCGGCAATCGGACCTTGACGACCGCCTTGTGAACCGGTTCGGACGCTTCGAGCGTACAGCCCGGCTGATGGGCATCGGTGGGAAAGAAGATCGCCACGTGACCGGCGGCCAGCTCGAAGCCTCGCGACCGGGCATTCTGACCGTAGAACATGATGTCGCGCTTTTCGTCGTAGGCGACGCGCACTTCGGCCGCCTCCGTGGTCGGGGTCCAAAGAATCTTTTCCCGACCCGAGATGATGAATTGCACGTCGACGTACTTGCGATGCGACTCGGGATCGACCACCCCGGGGTCGCGGGTCTGGTATTTCGAGACCACGGCGAACATGGCGTCGCCGTCGATCTCGTGGCGGCCCTCGGCCAGGCTCGGCTTGGCATTGATGCGCAAATAGGCCAGGGCCTGGTCGAGCCCCGGCAGCAGTGGCAAATAGCGCTGCGCGCCTTCGAGCGTATCGAGAATCATGACTGCGAAATCTCCGCCTGGGGGCCCTGCGAACTGGACAGGCCACGAGTGTAACGTCGAACGGTACCGGTCGTCGCGTCGAATTCGGCCAACAGGCCGACGGCGTCGACCGCCGCGCAAGCGGTTAGGTCGTCGTCGTAGCCGAGCTCGAGCAGGTTTAGCCCGCCCCGCGATCGGCGCAGCAGCTCCTCAAGTGGCGTCCCCCGCCGCAGCGCATCGCTCCATGCGGCGGCGGCCAACTGGGCCTCGTCGTTCAGCCGGACCAGGGGCGCGTGCTCGATCCAGCCCGTGGCCAGGGCGCCCGCCAACAAGGTGTCTTCCGCCGTCACATGCCCGTCGGTGCCCGCGCAGAGCAAATGCACGACCGGTTCGTGGCGCAAATGCTCGACCACCGCGGACCGGTTGGTGAAGGCGCCCAACAGGACGGTTCGCGCACGCGATGCCGCCAGCAGTGCCCGAGTGCCGTTGGTGGTCGTAAACACGACGTTCCGTCCGCCGACGCGTTCGGGGGAATACTCGGCGGGTGAATTGCCGAGATCGAAACCGTCGATGCGCACTCCGCCGCGCTCGCCACCCAGCAGGACGTTGCCGCCGCGAGACGCTGCCGCCGCGCGGGCATCGTCGATCGTCAGGCAAGGGATGATCTCGGTCGCTCCGCCGGCCAAGGCACCCAGCATCGTGGTCGTGGCCCGGAGCACGTCGATCACCACAACGGCATCGCCTGCGAGAGCCTGCGGAGTGACGAGCGAGGGCAATAGGTGGACGTAGATATCGCGCGACATGTGCGGCATGATACGCTCTCGGCCGGACCCTGGCTGCCCGGGCCCGGCGAACCGATTCTCTGGTGACCTCCGGCCATGCCCGTCGCGCGTCTGAACGATTTTCTCGAACAGCTTGCCGGCCAGCGGCAACTGGTTCGGGTGACGCAGCCAGTCGACGGCCCAGGGGAGGTCGCGGCGCTCATGGCCCACATGATCGCGTCCGGAGGACCGGCCCTGGTCTTCGACGCGGTCGCCGGCTCGAAGTGGCCCGTCGCGGCAAACGTGCTGGCCACCGAACCGCGCATCGCCGCGGCGCTCGGCGTGCCAGACCGAGCCGCGCTCAGCGAACGAGTTCGCCAAGGTCTCAGCGCGCCGCGTGAGCACCTGGCGCCGCGGCAGACGCGCCAGGCGCCCTGCCAGCAGGTCGCACGATTGGGCACCGACGTCGACCTGACGATCTGGCCGTTCTTGCGCCGCGGCGTCGAGGCCGCGCCTGCGATCCACGGCGCGCTGGTCGTCTCATCGAGTCCGGCAACCGGACAAGTGGCCGTTGAGCTGGCCGACCTGGCCGTCGCCGGTCCGCGCGAATTGGCAGGCTGGTGGAGTCCCACGCGCGGTGTGGGATTGCATCTGACCGAGCAGCGCGGTCGAGGGCCGCGGTTGCCCGTGGCCATCGTCCTCGGAGGCGATCCGGCACATGCGTTGGCGGCGGCGGGCTGGGTCGACGAGATCGATCCCTGGCGCTGGGCGGCCTTGATTCGCGGAGTTCCCCTCGAGCTTACGCCGGCGCGCACGCATGCCTTGGAGCTGCCCGGCGATGCCGAGCTGGTAATCGAAGGCTACCTCGACCCCGACGAAGCGCCGCGCCAGGTCCCGCCGATCGTCGCGCCCGACGGTGTGCCGTATGCCAGTTGCCCGGTGCCTGTGCTACATGTGACGGCGCTCACCCATCGCACACAGCCGATGGTCCCGGCGATGCTGCCCGGGCCACCCCCCGACGAGCGGTCGGCGATGCAAGCGTTCATGTCGGCGGCACGGCTCGAGGTCCTGCGCACGCGCACCGGGGCTGTGGCCGATCTGTTGCTCCCCTGTTGGGCCGGGTTCGAGCGGTTGGTGGTCGTCGCCGTCGACAAGCAACATCCAGCGCAGGGGTGGCAAGCCCTGCACGCGGCCGCCGCGTGGGAACCGTTGGCCGAGGTGGCCGTGTTGATGGCGGTCGACGCCGATGTGCCCTGTGACAATCCGGCAGCGCTCTGGCACGCGGTGGGCAACCAGGTCGATCCCGCCTACGATGTCCATGCTTGGCCGCGGCGGCTGCCGCAGGCCGAGGCGGGGGGGGCCGAGAAAATCGTTGCACAACGACTGGCGATCGACGCCACGCGGAAGCTGCCGAGCGAGCGGTCAGGCCGTCGGGGGCCTCGCACGCAACCACCGGCCGCATCGCACGGAGCGCTGGCCGAGCGGCTGCGCGAGCTGGGGCTTGCCGAGTTTGTCTCCCACGGCTCTGCGGCGCCTGCCCCATGGTCGAAGTGACGCCGCCGCGGTAGGTTACGCTATTTCCAGGCTGCATGCCCGGGAGGATGGCTGCGGATGCCGGTCGACAAGTCGGGCCAGCGCGTCCGGCAGATGTTTGGTCAGATCGCCTCGCGCTATGATCTGCTCAACCATTTGCTGTCGCTCAATACGGATCGCTATTGGCGCTGGCGGACGACGCGCGCCTTGAGCAACCAGGCAGGACCCGTGCTCGACCTGTGCACGGGCACCGGCGACCTGGCGCTGGCCTTCTACCGCGCCACCACGGCCGACACGCCGATCGTCGGGGCCGACTTTTGCCACGAAATGCTCGTGATCGGGCGCGAAAAGGGGCAACGGGCCGGCACCAACGGGCGGCTGACCTTCGTCGAGGCCGATGCCCAGCACCTCCCCTTCCCTGACGCCACGTTCGGCATCGTCACCGTGGCCTTCGGGCTGCGCAACGTGACCGACACCGACCAGGGGCTGCGCGAGATGGCGCGGGTTTGCCGGCCCGGTGGCAAGGTGGCCGTGCTCGAGTTTTCCCAGCCGTCGATCCAGCCGTTCCGCGCGCTCTACGGCTGGTATTTTCGCAATGTGCTGCCACGGATCGGGCAACTGCTGGCCAGCAACTCGCACGAGGCGTATCGCTACCTGCCTGAGAGCGTAGGCGAGTTTCCCTCGGGCGAGGCGCTGCTCGAACGGATGCGGGCCGCAGGCTTGAGCCAGGTTGTCCATCACCCCCTGACGCTGGGCATCGCCACGCTGTATCTCGGCACTCGGTGAGCGCGATGAATCGACAAGTCATCCTGGCGATCACCGGCGGCAGCGGCGCGGCCTATGCCGTGCGGCTGCTCGACGTGCTGTTGGCCTCGGGACACGACGTGCATTTGTCGATCAGCCCGGCCGGTCGCGCGGTGCTGCGTCAGGAGCTGGAAATCGACGTCGATCTGGGGCACTTCGATCCGGCGCTACTGCGGATCGATCCGGCCCGGTTGGGGATGACCGGGAATCCGCGCCCCGCCGACGGGCGCGACGCGCAAGGCCGTCCCTGGGTCGAACGCCCTGCGGGGGTCGAGCCGGGGCGCGTGGTGTATCACGCCTACACGAACCTGATGGCCCCCATCGCCAGCGGCTCGTTTCGCGGCGGCGGCATGGTTGTTTGCCCCTGCTCGGGCGGAACGCTGGCGGCGATTGCCACGGGCACCTCGCAAAATCTGATTCAACGTGCCGCGGACGTGCAGCTCAAAGAACGTCGCAAGCTGATCCTGGTGCCGCGCGAGACGCCGCTGTCGCTCGTGCATCTCGACAACATGCGGCGCGCCACCGAGGTGGGCGCGGTCGTGCTACCCGCCATGCCGGGGTGGTATCACGGCGTGCGGTCGGTGTTCGACCTGATCGATTTCCTGGTCGCGCGCATCTGCGATCAACTCGGCATCGAGCAGCGGCTGATGCATCGCTGGGGAGGCGCCGACGAGTGAACACCGCAATCGACACCTCGCCCTGGACGCGGCTGCGCCATTTGCTGGAGATGATCCGCTTCAGCCATACACTGTTCGCGCTGCCCTTCGCGCTGTTGTCGGCGGCCATGGCCTGGGCCTTGAACGCGGCCGCAACCCCGCCGCGCTCGATCCGCTGGCAAGAGATCGTCGGCATTCTGTTGTGCATGACGCTGGCCCGCAGCGCCGCGATGGCGTTCAACCGCATTGCCGACCGCCAGCTCGATGCAGGCAATCCGCGCACGGCGATGCGCCATTTGCCGGCCGGCATCCTGTCGCTGCGCAGCGTCGTCGTGTTTGCCGCGGGCTCGGCCCTGGGTTTCGTCGCCGCAACGCTCTTGTTCTTGCCGAATCGCTGGCCGCTGTATTTGTCGGTGCCGGTGCTGGCGTTTTTGCTGGGCTATAGCTTCACGAAGCGGTTCACGGCCCTCGCGCATTTCTGGCTGGGGGCGGCCCTGATGCTCGCGCCGATCGCCGCCTGGATCGCGCTGCGCGGCGAATTGGCGTGGGCGCCGGTCGTGTTGGGCACGGCCGTGCTGCTCTGGGTCTCCGGGTTCGACATCATCTACGCCACGCAGGATGCCGAGTTCGACCGCCGCGCAGGCCTGCACAGCGTGCCGGCCCGGCTGGGCGTGGCCGGAGCACTGCGGCTGGCGGCGGTTTGCCACCTGGCGATGGTGGGCGTGCTGTTGGCGCTGCCCAGCGTGTATCCGGCCTTCGGAACGGTGTTTTATCTGGGCGTCGCCGGGATCGCGCTGCTGCTGGTCTACGAGCACCGCCTGGTGCGACCCGACGACCTGACCCGGGTCAACGATGCCTTTTTCAACGTGAACGTGTGGGTGAGCATGGGCCTGTTGGTCGTGGGGCTCGTCGACCTTTGGGCCTGAGACTTCCCCCCACGGGCAGCACAGAGGGCGGCCCCGACGGCCTTGTCGAACCCCGTCCGACGGCTATTCTGAGGTTGCGGCGGACCAAGGCCCCCACCGGGCGATCGGAAGGAACTTGCGATGATTCGCGCTCAAAACGCACGCTTTCAAGAGATCGAGGCCAAAGTGGCCGCCGGCGAGCGGCTCAGCGCCGACGATGGAATCTACCTCTACTCGAACGAGGTGCCGCTGAACGATCTCGGCGCGCTGGCCAACCGGGTGCGCGAGCGGAAGAACGGCAACTACGCCTATTACAACATCAACACCCACCTGAATCCGACGAACGTCTGCATCTATCGCTGCACGTTTTGCGCGTTTCGCGCCGATCTGCGTTCGGATCGCGGCTATGTGATGAGCGACGAGCAGATCCTGGCCCGGGGGCAAGAGGCCGTCGCCTCCGGCTGCACGGAAATGCACATCGTCGGCGGGCTACATCACCTGAAGAAGTTCGACTGGTACCTGAACATCATCCGCATCCTGCACGAGGCCTATCCGAGCCTGCACCTCAAGGCCTGGACCGCGGTCGAGATCAACTGGTTCCGTGAGCTGACCGGCGGCAGCTACCGCTCGGTGCTCGAAGAGCTGCGGGCCGCCGGGCTGGGAAGCCTGCCGGGTGGCGGGGCCGAGATCTTTGATCCCGAGGTGCGCGACCAGATCTGCGAACACAAGGCCGGCGCAGACGACTGGATCGAAATCCACCGCACTGCGCACGAGCTGGGTCTGCGCTCGAACTGCACGATGCTCTACGGTCACATCGAAGAGCCGCGGCATCGCGTCGATCACCTGCTGCGGCTGCGCGGGCTGCAAGACGAGACCGGCGGCTTTCAGACGTTCATTCCCCTGGCCTTCCACCCGGAAAACACGAAGCTGTCGCAGATTAAGAAGCCGTCGAGCGTCCTCGACTTGCGGACCATGGCGATCAGCCGGCTGCTGTTGGACAACATCGACCACATCAAGGCCTACTGGATCATGCTCGGCATCGGTACGGCGCAAGCCGCGCTGGCTTATGGTGCCGACGATATCGATGGTACGGTTCGTCACGAATTGATCTATCACGACGC from Pirellulales bacterium encodes:
- a CDS encoding YhcH/YjgK/YiaL family protein, coding for MILDTLEGAQRYLPLLPGLDQALAYLRINAKPSLAEGRHEIDGDAMFAVVSKYQTRDPGVVDPESHRKYVDVQFIISGREKILWTPTTEAAEVRVAYDEKRDIMFYGQNARSRGFELAAGHVAIFFPTDAHQPGCTLEASEPVHKAVVKVRLPQSASA
- a CDS encoding 2-phosphosulfolactate phosphatase; translation: MPHMSRDIYVHLLPSLVTPQALAGDAVVVIDVLRATTTMLGALAGGATEIIPCLTIDDARAAAASRGGNVLLGGERGGVRIDGFDLGNSPAEYSPERVGGRNVVFTTTNGTRALLAASRARTVLLGAFTNRSAVVEHLRHEPVVHLLCAGTDGHVTAEDTLLAGALATGWIEHAPLVRLNDEAQLAAAAWSDALRRGTPLEELLRRSRGGLNLLELGYDDDLTACAAVDAVGLLAEFDATTGTVRRYTRGLSSSQGPQAEISQS
- the ubiE gene encoding bifunctional demethylmenaquinone methyltransferase/2-methoxy-6-polyprenyl-1,4-benzoquinol methylase UbiE yields the protein MPVDKSGQRVRQMFGQIASRYDLLNHLLSLNTDRYWRWRTTRALSNQAGPVLDLCTGTGDLALAFYRATTADTPIVGADFCHEMLVIGREKGQRAGTNGRLTFVEADAQHLPFPDATFGIVTVAFGLRNVTDTDQGLREMARVCRPGGKVAVLEFSQPSIQPFRALYGWYFRNVLPRIGQLLASNSHEAYRYLPESVGEFPSGEALLERMRAAGLSQVVHHPLTLGIATLYLGTR
- the ubiA gene encoding putative 4-hydroxybenzoate polyprenyltransferase, encoding MIRFSHTLFALPFALLSAAMAWALNAAATPPRSIRWQEIVGILLCMTLARSAAMAFNRIADRQLDAGNPRTAMRHLPAGILSLRSVVVFAAGSALGFVAATLLFLPNRWPLYLSVPVLAFLLGYSFTKRFTALAHFWLGAALMLAPIAAWIALRGELAWAPVVLGTAVLLWVSGFDIIYATQDAEFDRRAGLHSVPARLGVAGALRLAAVCHLAMVGVLLALPSVYPAFGTVFYLGVAGIALLLVYEHRLVRPDDLTRVNDAFFNVNVWVSMGLLVVGLVDLWA
- a CDS encoding UbiD family decarboxylase, with translation MPVARLNDFLEQLAGQRQLVRVTQPVDGPGEVAALMAHMIASGGPALVFDAVAGSKWPVAANVLATEPRIAAALGVPDRAALSERVRQGLSAPREHLAPRQTRQAPCQQVARLGTDVDLTIWPFLRRGVEAAPAIHGALVVSSSPATGQVAVELADLAVAGPRELAGWWSPTRGVGLHLTEQRGRGPRLPVAIVLGGDPAHALAAAGWVDEIDPWRWAALIRGVPLELTPARTHALELPGDAELVIEGYLDPDEAPRQVPPIVAPDGVPYASCPVPVLHVTALTHRTQPMVPAMLPGPPPDERSAMQAFMSAARLEVLRTRTGAVADLLLPCWAGFERLVVVAVDKQHPAQGWQALHAAAAWEPLAEVAVLMAVDADVPCDNPAALWHAVGNQVDPAYDVHAWPRRLPQAEAGGAEKIVAQRLAIDATRKLPSERSGRRGPRTQPPAASHGALAERLRELGLAEFVSHGSAAPAPWSK
- a CDS encoding DNA integrity scanning protein DisA nucleotide-binding domain protein yields the protein MRPEPADSPAKPLRFTEQFELFFELAARIVREVEADGALLLLEGRVDWPRLRKLSERHLAGVKLVVAATSPDHLEGHEEAPLARVLIDMPDAPVYDKLSQALLECVADDLLAPGAKVLALYGGFEPGAIDSMSVIALDDRLGRLTVRDLRRLETSVPLETLQTVVNLALEIGHEGREGKPVGTLFVVGDTRKVLSRSRAAGFDPVKGYSRKDRNLKSARVREGIKEIAQMDGAIVVAPDGTVEAASRYLDAPATNITLSKGLGARHWAAAAITRATKAVAVAVSESSGTVRIFQDGEVVLRIEPFRRPMKWKDFEYEPPVGE
- the mqnE gene encoding aminofutalosine synthase MqnE, whose amino-acid sequence is MIRAQNARFQEIEAKVAAGERLSADDGIYLYSNEVPLNDLGALANRVRERKNGNYAYYNINTHLNPTNVCIYRCTFCAFRADLRSDRGYVMSDEQILARGQEAVASGCTEMHIVGGLHHLKKFDWYLNIIRILHEAYPSLHLKAWTAVEINWFRELTGGSYRSVLEELRAAGLGSLPGGGAEIFDPEVRDQICEHKAGADDWIEIHRTAHELGLRSNCTMLYGHIEEPRHRVDHLLRLRGLQDETGGFQTFIPLAFHPENTKLSQIKKPSSVLDLRTMAISRLLLDNIDHIKAYWIMLGIGTAQAALAYGADDIDGTVRHELIYHDAGAQTPEVLSVDQMCRLIREAGREPVERDTLYHRIRREGEAWQTGEAITAAR
- a CDS encoding UbiX family flavin prenyltransferase, with translation MNRQVILAITGGSGAAYAVRLLDVLLASGHDVHLSISPAGRAVLRQELEIDVDLGHFDPALLRIDPARLGMTGNPRPADGRDAQGRPWVERPAGVEPGRVVYHAYTNLMAPIASGSFRGGGMVVCPCSGGTLAAIATGTSQNLIQRAADVQLKERRKLILVPRETPLSLVHLDNMRRATEVGAVVLPAMPGWYHGVRSVFDLIDFLVARICDQLGIEQRLMHRWGGADE